The Cryobacterium sp. SO1 genomic sequence GCCCTCGAAGCCGACGGCCTCCTCGTTCCCGGCGTCGGCGCGTTCAGCGCCGTGATGGCGGCACTGAACGACGCCCACGGTGGGGACATCATCGACAAACGCCTCTCCGGCGGGCGCCCGGTGATGGGGATCTGCGTGGGCATGCAGGTCATGTTCGAACACGGCGTCGAACGCGGCGTCGACACCGAGGGCCTCGGCGAGTGGCCGGGTACCGTCACCGCGCTGCCGGCACCGGTGCTGCCGCACATGGGCTGGAACACCGTCACCGCCGACCCCGAGTCGGTGCTGTTCCGCGGGCTGGAGGAGGAGCGGTTCTACTTCGTGCACTCTTACGCCGCCCAGGAATGGACCCTCGACGTCATGCCGCCGTTCCCGGTTCCCCGGCTCACCTGGGCCGAACACGGAGCACCGTTCCTGGCCGCGGTCGAGAACGGCCCGTTGACGGCCACCCAGTTCCACCCGGAGAAGAGCGGGGACGCGGGCATCCGCCTGCTGAAGAACTGGCTCGGCACGCTCCGCGACTAGACATCCCCAGTCGGCCGCTCACACGCTGCCGCACGAACACGAAAAGGTCACCACAGCACATCATGAGCGAGTTCAACAAGACCCCGAAGCTGGTCCTCCTGCCCGCCGTCGACGTCGCCGACGGCAAGGCCGTGCGCCTCACCCAGGGTGAAGCCGGCACCGAGACCAACTACGGCGACCCGATGGATGCCGCCCTCGACTGGGCGAACCAGGGCGCCGAGTGGATCCACCTCGTCGACCTCGACGCGGCGTTCGGCCGTGGCAACAACACCAGCGTGCTCAAGAAGGTCATCAAGCAGCTCCGCGGCGTCAACGTCGAGCTCTCCGGCGGCATCCGCGACGACGCATCGCTGGAAGCGGCACTGAACACCGGCGTGAAGCGGATCAACCTCGGTACCGCCGCACTGGAGAACCCGGAGTGGGCCGCGAGTGTGATCGCGCAGTACGGCGACGCCATCGCGGTGGGCCTGGACGTGCGCGGCACCACCCTCGCCGCCCGAGGCTGGACCAAGGACGGCGGCGACCTGTGGCAGGTGCTCGA encodes the following:
- the hisH gene encoding imidazole glycerol phosphate synthase subunit HisH, translating into MTSVVVLDYGTGNVHSAVKALELAGADVTLTGDRKLALEADGLLVPGVGAFSAVMAALNDAHGGDIIDKRLSGGRPVMGICVGMQVMFEHGVERGVDTEGLGEWPGTVTALPAPVLPHMGWNTVTADPESVLFRGLEEERFYFVHSYAAQEWTLDVMPPFPVPRLTWAEHGAPFLAAVENGPLTATQFHPEKSGDAGIRLLKNWLGTLRD
- the priA gene encoding bifunctional 1-(5-phosphoribosyl)-5-((5-phosphoribosylamino)methylideneamino)imidazole-4-carboxamide isomerase/phosphoribosylanthranilate isomerase PriA encodes the protein MSEFNKTPKLVLLPAVDVADGKAVRLTQGEAGTETNYGDPMDAALDWANQGAEWIHLVDLDAAFGRGNNTSVLKKVIKQLRGVNVELSGGIRDDASLEAALNTGVKRINLGTAALENPEWAASVIAQYGDAIAVGLDVRGTTLAARGWTKDGGDLWQVLERLEEAGCTRYVVTDVTKDGTLKGPNLELLREVMERTHRPVIASGGIASLDDIAALRELVPLGLEGAIVGKALYAGAFTLAEALDVSGA